The Pseudosulfitobacter pseudonitzschiae genome includes a region encoding these proteins:
- the denD gene encoding D-erythronate dehydrogenase, with product MNILIIGGGGVVGQKLAAQLAAKGSLRGAPISRMVLADVVDPAPVNAPFTVQTTRCDIADAASVAQVVTKDTDVIYLLAAIVSAHAEEDFDAGMQINLFGTYNVLERCRSLGTKPVVVFTSSIAVYGGEAQNPLGDHTYPNPQTSYGGQKAIGEILINDYSRKGFVDGRAFRLPTISVRPGKPNRAASSFMSSILREPLNGQEAVCPVDGDFLHYYLSPRKCAENLVKGAELDAIAIGENRAMQMPGKVWSIDQVIAAMTAVVGPEPAKLIRWEAQPEVQAIVSGWRWDIHADKAEALGLEADASFEDNIRYYLEDDKPAA from the coding sequence ATGAACATTCTTATCATAGGCGGCGGCGGTGTCGTGGGCCAGAAACTGGCGGCACAACTGGCCGCCAAAGGCAGCCTGCGCGGCGCGCCGATCAGCCGCATGGTGCTGGCCGATGTGGTCGACCCGGCCCCCGTCAACGCACCCTTCACAGTGCAAACCACCCGCTGCGACATCGCGGATGCGGCATCGGTGGCGCAGGTCGTGACCAAAGACACCGACGTGATCTATCTGCTGGCGGCCATCGTATCGGCCCACGCCGAAGAGGACTTTGACGCGGGGATGCAGATCAACCTGTTCGGCACCTACAACGTGCTGGAACGCTGCCGCAGCTTGGGCACCAAGCCGGTCGTGGTCTTCACCTCTTCCATCGCGGTCTACGGAGGCGAGGCGCAGAACCCGCTGGGCGATCACACCTATCCCAATCCGCAAACCTCCTACGGCGGACAAAAGGCCATCGGGGAAATCCTGATAAACGACTACTCCCGCAAAGGCTTTGTTGACGGACGCGCCTTCCGTCTGCCGACCATCTCGGTGCGTCCGGGCAAACCGAACCGCGCCGCGTCGTCGTTCATGTCGTCGATCCTGCGTGAACCCCTGAACGGCCAAGAGGCCGTGTGCCCCGTCGACGGTGATTTCCTGCACTACTACCTCAGCCCGCGCAAATGCGCCGAAAATCTGGTAAAGGGCGCAGAACTGGACGCCATCGCCATCGGTGAAAACCGCGCGATGCAAATGCCGGGCAAGGTCTGGTCGATAGATCAGGTGATCGCGGCCATGACCGCCGTCGTCGGCCCCGAACCCGCCAAACTGATCCGCTGGGAGGCGCAACCCGAAGTGCAGGCTATCGTGTCAGGCTGGCGCTGGGACATTCACGCGGACAAGGCCGAAGCCTTGGGGCTGGAGGCCGATGCGTCCTTCGAGGACAACATCCGCTATTATCTGGAAGACGATAAGCCAGCCGCGTAG
- a CDS encoding LysR family transcriptional regulator, which translates to MSFTIRQLNYFVAVAEYGSVSAAAHSLNISQSAVTEAIKFLEADLGVALFDRHSRGLRITHRGHQFLRHATTILAEVSGARRAFEDEGQTAKGQLHLGLTSLVAGYVISDLLAKYRRANPKVEISAIEESSEYLEHLLIGGEMDVAVMMTTRVTDRHALHAETLDVSPYRLWMPMGHPLSNQDSIRLSDLKDEPLIILNIDEMEQETVSLLSVLGTQPKVAFRTRSVEAVRSLVATGAGVALLPDLVYRPWSLEGDRIEARDVSGSLPVVQVGLVWRKGSKLSAAAREFVAVAQAYKLD; encoded by the coding sequence GTGTCCTTCACCATCCGTCAATTGAACTACTTTGTTGCTGTGGCTGAATACGGATCCGTCAGCGCGGCTGCGCATTCGCTCAATATCTCTCAAAGTGCTGTAACCGAGGCGATCAAGTTTCTTGAAGCTGACTTGGGTGTCGCGCTGTTCGACCGCCATTCGCGCGGACTTCGCATTACCCACAGGGGGCATCAGTTCTTGCGGCACGCGACGACGATCCTCGCAGAGGTTTCGGGCGCGCGGCGCGCGTTTGAGGACGAAGGGCAGACTGCAAAAGGCCAGTTGCATCTGGGGCTGACCTCGCTTGTTGCCGGCTATGTCATTTCTGATCTTCTGGCAAAGTACCGGCGGGCCAATCCAAAGGTGGAAATCAGCGCGATCGAGGAATCCAGCGAATATCTTGAACATTTGTTGATTGGCGGTGAGATGGATGTCGCGGTCATGATGACCACGCGGGTGACCGACCGCCATGCATTGCACGCCGAGACACTGGACGTCTCGCCCTACCGGCTTTGGATGCCGATGGGGCATCCGTTGTCCAATCAAGACAGTATCAGGCTGTCCGATTTAAAGGACGAGCCGCTAATTATCCTCAATATCGACGAGATGGAGCAGGAAACCGTCAGCCTGCTGTCGGTTCTTGGAACCCAACCGAAGGTGGCATTCAGAACCCGTTCGGTCGAAGCCGTGCGCTCTTTGGTGGCGACCGGTGCGGGCGTTGCCTTGTTGCCCGATCTTGTTTACCGGCCTTGGTCGCTGGAAGGCGACCGGATCGAGGCGCGTGATGTTTCAGGCTCTTTGCCCGTTGTGCAAGTGGGTCTTGTCTGGCGTAAAGGTTCAAAGTTATCCGCTGCAGCGCGAGAGTTTGTGGCGGTCGCCCAAGCCTATAAACTTGATTAG
- a CDS encoding LysE family translocator — translation MIVFALAVFFLLITPGPGVLSTAGIGAGHGFRAGLRYLSGLFIGTNIVAFGVISGLAAVILAVPVVRWVLMGASILYLLYLAARIAFAGSKVAFIAAATAPGIGAGILLQAINPKAYAVNTTLFAGFPYAPDSLLFETLTKLLIVNAFWIPIHLGWLWAGASLHRLNLSDTAQRRINYAMAAAMLGVVALALFAGESR, via the coding sequence ATGATCGTCTTTGCACTGGCCGTGTTCTTTTTGCTGATCACCCCCGGCCCCGGTGTGCTGTCCACCGCAGGCATCGGTGCGGGCCACGGCTTTCGCGCGGGGCTCCGCTATCTTTCGGGTCTGTTCATCGGCACCAACATCGTGGCCTTCGGCGTGATCTCGGGGCTGGCGGCGGTGATTTTGGCCGTGCCTGTGGTCCGCTGGGTGCTGATGGGCGCGTCGATCCTGTATCTGCTGTATCTGGCCGCCCGCATCGCCTTTGCGGGCAGCAAGGTCGCCTTTATCGCCGCCGCCACCGCACCGGGCATCGGCGCGGGTATCCTGTTGCAGGCGATCAACCCCAAGGCCTATGCCGTGAACACCACGCTTTTCGCGGGCTTCCCCTATGCGCCCGACAGCCTGCTGTTTGAAACACTGACCAAACTGCTGATCGTCAATGCATTCTGGATACCGATCCATCTGGGATGGCTCTGGGCAGGGGCCAGCCTGCACCGTTTGAACCTGTCCGACACCGCCCAACGTCGCATCAACTATGCGATGGCGGCTGCCATGCTGGGTGTTGTTGCCCTTGCCCTGTTTGCCGGAGAATCCCGATGA
- a CDS encoding SDR family oxidoreductase produces the protein MELFDLGGRTALVTGASMGIGAALARGLAEAGARVVLNARNAERLEEAAQGLRDAGHAVDTLAFDVTDADAVRAAIDGYVQTRPIDILVNNAGMQHRGPLEDFEIEAFDRLMRTNVNSAFYVGQATARHMIAQGHGRIINIASVQTALARPGIAPYTASKGAIANLTKGMATDWARHGLNCNAIAPGYFETPLNAALVADPAFTEWLEKRTPAGRWGRVEELVGAAIFLSSKASSFVNGQTIFVDGGITASL, from the coding sequence ATGGAACTGTTCGATCTAGGCGGGCGTACGGCGCTGGTCACAGGGGCCTCGATGGGCATCGGGGCGGCGCTGGCGCGCGGTCTGGCCGAAGCGGGCGCGCGCGTGGTGCTGAACGCACGCAACGCCGAACGGCTGGAGGAGGCGGCGCAAGGGCTGCGTGATGCGGGGCACGCGGTGGACACGCTGGCCTTTGACGTGACAGACGCGGATGCGGTGCGCGCGGCGATCGACGGCTATGTGCAGACGCGACCGATCGACATTCTGGTGAACAATGCGGGGATGCAGCACCGTGGCCCGCTGGAGGACTTCGAGATCGAAGCCTTTGACCGGTTGATGCGCACCAATGTGAATTCGGCGTTTTATGTGGGGCAAGCCACGGCGCGGCACATGATCGCCCAAGGCCACGGGCGGATCATCAACATCGCTTCGGTGCAGACCGCTTTGGCGCGGCCGGGCATCGCGCCCTATACCGCGTCCAAGGGCGCGATTGCCAATCTGACCAAGGGCATGGCGACCGACTGGGCGCGTCACGGGCTGAACTGCAACGCCATCGCGCCGGGCTATTTCGAAACACCGCTGAACGCGGCGCTGGTGGCAGACCCTGCCTTTACCGAATGGCTGGAAAAACGCACCCCCGCAGGCCGCTGGGGGCGGGTTGAAGAACTGGTGGGGGCGGCGATATTCCTGTCGTCGAAAGCATCGAGCTTCGTCAACGGGCAGACCATTTTCGTAGATGGCGGCATTACCGCCAGTCTGTAA
- a CDS encoding ArgE/DapE family deacylase produces the protein MPISENVKNAIIDAVEKGFADQIEFTKTLVRFPSTRGNEHEIVKFITEELVQRGYEIDQFDIDRTAIEGHEGGGKFSSEHSTAPIVVGTHQPRHEVGRTLILQSHVDVVPSGPEDMWSHPPFEPHVKDGWLYGRGGADMKAGQAQIFFAMDALSRAGFVPAARVHLQTVVEEESTGNGALMTYLRGYDADAVLIPEPEEEMLVRANVGTLWFQVEVRGMPVHVREMGSGANAIDAAYRVIGALRGLEDAWNAEKADHRFFEDVEHPINLNIGKIEGGDWASSVPSWCRVDCRVAIYPGMKAVDAARQIKDTISAFAAKDAYLSESSPIVTFNGFFSEGYILEPGSDAETILGRAHRAATGENLQSFVTPGYLDCRVYQLYNQIPSLCYGPVSENIHGVDERVSVESIRRTTIAMALFIAEWCGVEAIGR, from the coding sequence ATGCCCATTTCTGAGAACGTAAAGAATGCCATCATTGATGCAGTTGAAAAGGGATTTGCGGACCAAATTGAATTTACCAAGACGCTGGTGCGCTTTCCGTCGACCCGCGGGAACGAGCACGAGATCGTTAAATTCATTACCGAAGAGCTCGTGCAGCGCGGCTATGAAATAGATCAGTTCGACATTGATCGTACAGCGATCGAAGGACATGAGGGCGGCGGCAAATTCAGCTCTGAACATTCAACCGCACCGATCGTGGTGGGCACGCACCAACCTCGGCACGAGGTGGGGCGCACTCTGATCCTGCAATCCCACGTGGACGTGGTACCTTCCGGACCGGAAGATATGTGGAGCCATCCGCCCTTCGAACCGCATGTGAAGGACGGCTGGCTCTATGGGCGTGGCGGTGCGGACATGAAAGCGGGACAAGCCCAGATTTTCTTCGCGATGGACGCTCTTTCGCGGGCGGGGTTTGTCCCCGCTGCCCGGGTGCATCTGCAAACCGTCGTTGAAGAGGAATCGACCGGCAATGGCGCGCTTATGACTTATCTGAGGGGGTATGATGCCGATGCGGTACTAATCCCCGAGCCTGAGGAAGAAATGTTGGTGCGCGCCAATGTGGGCACGCTCTGGTTCCAGGTCGAGGTGCGGGGAATGCCGGTCCATGTACGTGAGATGGGCAGCGGAGCCAATGCAATTGATGCCGCCTACCGAGTGATTGGCGCCTTGCGGGGCCTTGAAGACGCCTGGAATGCGGAAAAGGCGGATCACCGGTTTTTCGAGGATGTTGAGCACCCGATCAACCTCAATATCGGCAAGATCGAAGGCGGGGACTGGGCGTCTTCGGTGCCGTCATGGTGCCGTGTCGATTGCCGTGTCGCCATCTATCCGGGCATGAAGGCCGTGGATGCCGCGCGCCAGATCAAAGACACGATCAGCGCCTTTGCCGCAAAGGACGCGTATCTGTCGGAATCCTCGCCAATTGTTACTTTCAACGGGTTCTTCTCCGAAGGCTACATTCTTGAACCCGGTTCTGATGCCGAGACGATTTTGGGCCGCGCCCACCGCGCCGCAACGGGTGAGAACCTGCAAAGCTTCGTGACACCGGGGTATCTCGATTGCAGGGTCTACCAGCTCTACAATCAGATACCGTCGCTCTGTTATGGACCGGTCTCTGAAAACATTCACGGCGTCGATGAAAGAGTGAGTGTGGAATCCATACGGCGCACGACAATTGCGATGGCGCTCTTCATTGCCGAATGGTGTGGAGTGGAGGCGATCGGGCGTTAG
- a CDS encoding NAD(P)-dependent oxidoreductase, with protein MSKSNIGFIGVGFMGHGMAKNLLQKGYPLWVKGNRNRTPVEDLVGMGAHEAASPREMAQTCDMIHLCLSNSEQVEAAFRGPDGILAGARAGLIVIDTTTADPTSTAVLAEELAQTGGTLVDAPLGRTPKEAEAGTLDAMVGCDEATFDKIKPVLDCWAGNITHVGGTGAGHKMKLLMNFISMGYASLYAEATVLGASVGIPPAKLRDVIGSSRLANGFFDTFMTYAVDREELHKFTISNAAKDLRYVHAMADGAGIMTVMAAAAKQYFAHVEASGNGQDYVPKITDHVAALNGMDMEQEARKGRG; from the coding sequence ATGAGCAAGAGCAATATCGGTTTCATCGGCGTCGGCTTTATGGGCCACGGCATGGCGAAGAACCTGCTGCAAAAGGGCTATCCGCTGTGGGTCAAGGGCAACCGCAACCGCACGCCGGTGGAGGATCTGGTGGGCATGGGCGCGCACGAGGCCGCAAGCCCGCGCGAGATGGCGCAGACCTGTGACATGATTCATCTGTGCCTGTCGAATTCCGAACAGGTCGAGGCGGCGTTTCGCGGCCCCGACGGTATTCTGGCAGGTGCGCGCGCAGGGTTGATCGTGATCGACACCACCACGGCCGATCCGACATCGACGGCGGTATTGGCCGAAGAACTGGCCCAGACCGGTGGCACGCTGGTCGATGCGCCGCTGGGCCGCACGCCCAAAGAGGCCGAAGCCGGCACGCTGGACGCGATGGTGGGCTGTGACGAGGCCACGTTTGACAAGATCAAGCCGGTGCTGGACTGCTGGGCGGGCAATATCACCCACGTCGGCGGCACGGGGGCAGGCCACAAGATGAAGCTGCTGATGAATTTCATCTCGATGGGCTATGCTTCGCTTTATGCCGAGGCCACGGTGCTGGGGGCCAGCGTTGGCATTCCACCCGCCAAGCTGCGCGACGTGATCGGGTCGTCACGTCTGGCGAACGGGTTTTTCGACACGTTCATGACCTATGCGGTGGACCGCGAGGAATTGCACAAATTCACAATCTCGAACGCCGCCAAAGACCTGCGCTATGTCCATGCGATGGCGGACGGTGCGGGGATCATGACGGTGATGGCGGCGGCGGCGAAACAGTATTTCGCCCACGTCGAGGCCAGCGGGAACGGGCAGGATTATGTACCCAAGATCACCGACCATGTTGCGGCGCTGAACGGGATGGACATGGAGCAAGAGGCGCGGAAAGGGCGGGGCTGA
- a CDS encoding ABC transporter permease, whose translation MSDTVDTRTGGFLTGLSDTLWRRPKLLVFLLILPPALWLGIIYLGSLFALLAQSFFSIDEFTGIIQYEFTLKTYGELLRPSNFDIIIRTVVMSAAVTVGAAVIGFPVAYYAARYARGKWKAIFYLGVMMPLWSSYLVKVYSWKLILAKEGILNWLFETLHLGWLLNAYLSIPVIGGNSLSVSTTGTFLVFLYVWLPFMILPIQASLERVPHSMLEASGDLGAHPAQTFRHVLFPLALPGVIAGSIFTFSLTLGDYIIPQIVGTSRRFIGQAVYAYQGTAGNIPLAAAFAVVPILLMAVYLWMAKRQGAFDAL comes from the coding sequence ATGAGCGACACTGTTGACACACGCACCGGCGGGTTTCTGACCGGTTTGTCCGATACGCTTTGGCGCAGGCCAAAATTGCTGGTGTTCCTGCTGATCCTGCCGCCTGCGCTCTGGCTGGGGATTATCTATCTGGGATCCCTTTTTGCGCTGCTTGCGCAGAGCTTTTTCTCGATTGACGAGTTTACGGGCATTATTCAGTACGAATTTACGCTTAAAACCTATGGCGAACTGCTCCGACCCTCCAACTTCGACATCATCATCCGCACGGTGGTGATGTCCGCTGCAGTCACTGTCGGCGCGGCGGTTATCGGCTTTCCAGTCGCTTACTATGCGGCGCGTTATGCGCGGGGCAAATGGAAGGCGATTTTCTATCTGGGGGTGATGATGCCGCTTTGGTCCAGCTATCTGGTCAAGGTTTACTCGTGGAAATTGATCCTTGCCAAAGAAGGTATCCTGAACTGGCTGTTCGAGACATTGCATCTGGGCTGGTTGCTGAATGCCTACCTTTCGATTCCGGTGATCGGGGGCAATTCCCTGTCTGTCAGCACCACCGGAACATTCCTTGTCTTTCTTTATGTATGGCTGCCCTTCATGATTTTGCCCATTCAGGCATCCCTTGAACGGGTGCCGCATTCGATGCTCGAAGCCTCCGGCGATCTTGGCGCACATCCCGCGCAAACCTTTCGCCATGTGCTTTTCCCGCTGGCGCTGCCCGGAGTGATTGCGGGTTCGATCTTTACCTTTTCGCTGACCTTGGGCGACTACATCATTCCCCAGATTGTCGGGACATCACGCCGGTTCATCGGGCAGGCTGTTTATGCCTATCAGGGCACTGCGGGAAACATACCGCTGGCCGCGGCCTTTGCCGTGGTGCCCATCCTGCTCATGGCCGTCTATCTGTGGATGGCAAAGCGTCAGGGGGCCTTTGATGCACTCTGA
- a CDS encoding ABC transporter ATP-binding protein, with the protein MTSAIGFSGVSRHYGDVKAVDNLNLDIAEGEFFAMLGPSGSGKTTSLRLIAGFERPTAGEIRIFGQVAQGIPPYKRAVNTVFQDYALFPHLNVRDNVAYGLMIAGTPKRQRQKSADAALEMVALDGYGDRKPSELSGGQRQRVALARALVNKPKALLLDEPLGALDLKLREQMQEELKTLQRNLGITFIFVTHDQGEALSMADRVAVFNEGQVVQIGAPEEIYYRPQTPFVADFVGSSNVLPPEFVNQLVGKNAYGAVRPEAVRLAKQGQSALVRSASFLGAATRVNMDIGTVPMTMLLPKGAAVPKAGETVTVDWSADDLHVMGPA; encoded by the coding sequence ATGACATCTGCAATCGGTTTTTCCGGCGTGTCGCGTCACTATGGTGACGTGAAGGCTGTTGATAATCTCAATCTTGATATCGCCGAAGGCGAATTCTTCGCCATGCTTGGGCCGTCCGGATCTGGCAAGACCACCAGCCTGCGGCTTATCGCAGGATTCGAGCGGCCGACGGCGGGTGAAATACGGATTTTCGGACAGGTCGCGCAGGGCATTCCGCCCTACAAGCGTGCCGTCAACACGGTATTTCAGGACTATGCGTTGTTTCCGCATCTCAACGTGCGCGACAATGTCGCCTATGGCTTGATGATTGCGGGCACGCCGAAACGGCAGCGCCAGAAATCCGCCGATGCGGCCTTGGAAATGGTGGCTCTGGATGGCTACGGTGATCGCAAGCCGTCAGAGCTTTCGGGCGGACAGAGGCAACGTGTGGCCCTTGCCCGCGCACTGGTGAACAAACCAAAGGCGCTTTTGCTGGATGAGCCATTGGGCGCGCTGGACCTGAAGCTGCGCGAACAGATGCAAGAAGAGTTGAAGACGCTCCAGCGCAACCTCGGGATCACCTTCATCTTCGTGACCCACGATCAGGGCGAGGCCCTTTCAATGGCCGATCGGGTGGCAGTTTTCAATGAGGGACAGGTCGTGCAGATTGGCGCGCCGGAGGAGATTTATTACCGGCCCCAGACCCCATTTGTGGCCGACTTTGTAGGCTCCTCCAATGTGTTACCCCCTGAGTTTGTCAACCAACTCGTCGGAAAAAATGCCTATGGCGCTGTCCGGCCAGAGGCGGTGCGGCTGGCCAAGCAAGGACAGAGTGCATTGGTGCGCAGCGCCAGCTTTCTTGGTGCCGCTACCCGCGTGAACATGGATATCGGCACTGTCCCGATGACGATGTTGCTGCCCAAAGGAGCGGCAGTGCCAAAGGCGGGTGAAACGGTGACGGTCGATTGGTCGGCCGACGATCTGCATGTGATGGGACCGGCATGA
- a CDS encoding FAD-binding oxidoreductase, whose protein sequence is MTETLTAPALAALSALLGDRLVTSQADRTQHGRNETYYPDAPPDAVAYPETTEDVAQIIRICAQHDCPVVAVGAATSLEGQHLPVHGGISLDMNRMNRVLDLRPQDLNVTVQPGLTRMGLNAHLRDTGLFFPIDPGADASLGGMTATRASGTTAVRYGTMRDNVLALEAVMADGTIIRTGTQARKSSTGYDLTHLLVGSEGTLGIITELTLRLHGLPESTLAAICRFDSVADAVNCVILTIQSGLPMARIELLDHMMVRGFNQYAAAGLPEKPHLFLEFHGTAAGTAEQAQGFRDIADEFGAQGWQQATSTEERTALWAMRHKAHYASAALGKGKHIWPTDVCVPISQLAEAVVQAQNDAVALGLTSTIVGHVGDGNFHAGISVDPDDADEMARAEKFTRALAETALRLGGTVSGEHGVGLGKQKYMAAEHGPALDWMRRIKMAFDPKNILNPGKMLPQDH, encoded by the coding sequence ATGACCGAAACCCTGACCGCCCCTGCCCTAGCTGCCCTAAGCGCGCTGCTGGGTGACCGTCTGGTCACCTCTCAAGCCGACCGCACCCAGCATGGCCGGAACGAAACCTACTATCCCGACGCGCCCCCCGATGCGGTGGCCTATCCCGAAACCACCGAAGATGTGGCGCAGATCATCCGCATCTGCGCCCAGCATGATTGCCCCGTGGTGGCCGTCGGTGCCGCCACCTCGCTCGAAGGACAGCACCTGCCGGTCCACGGCGGCATCAGCCTTGATATGAACCGGATGAACCGCGTGCTTGACCTGCGCCCCCAAGACCTGAACGTGACCGTCCAGCCGGGCCTGACCCGCATGGGCCTGAACGCGCATCTGCGCGACACCGGCCTGTTTTTTCCCATCGACCCCGGCGCAGATGCGTCGCTGGGCGGCATGACCGCCACCCGCGCCAGCGGCACCACCGCCGTGCGCTATGGTACCATGCGCGACAACGTGCTGGCGCTTGAGGCGGTGATGGCCGATGGTACGATCATCCGCACCGGCACGCAGGCGCGCAAATCCTCGACGGGCTATGACCTGACGCACCTTCTGGTTGGCTCTGAAGGCACGCTGGGCATCATCACCGAATTGACCCTGCGCCTGCACGGCCTGCCCGAAAGCACGCTGGCCGCGATCTGCCGCTTTGACAGTGTGGCCGATGCGGTCAACTGCGTGATCCTGACGATCCAGTCGGGCCTGCCGATGGCGCGGATCGAACTGTTGGACCATATGATGGTGCGCGGTTTCAACCAATATGCCGCCGCAGGCCTACCCGAAAAACCGCACCTGTTTCTGGAATTCCACGGCACCGCCGCAGGCACCGCCGAACAGGCCCAAGGCTTTCGCGACATCGCTGATGAATTCGGCGCTCAGGGCTGGCAACAAGCGACCAGCACCGAAGAACGCACAGCCCTCTGGGCGATGCGTCACAAGGCGCATTACGCCTCGGCGGCATTGGGCAAGGGCAAACACATCTGGCCCACGGACGTCTGCGTGCCGATCTCGCAACTGGCCGAGGCTGTGGTACAGGCGCAGAACGATGCGGTCGCCCTTGGCTTAACCAGCACCATCGTCGGCCATGTCGGCGACGGAAATTTCCACGCGGGCATCAGCGTTGATCCTGACGACGCGGACGAAATGGCGCGCGCGGAAAAATTTACCCGCGCGCTGGCCGAAACCGCCCTGCGACTGGGTGGCACCGTCAGCGGCGAACATGGCGTGGGGCTGGGCAAACAGAAATACATGGCCGCCGAACACGGGCCCGCGCTGGACTGGATGCGCCGGATCAAGATGGCCTTTGACCCCAAGAACATACTGAATCCCGGCAAAATGCTGCCGCAGGACCACTGA
- a CDS encoding ABC transporter substrate-binding protein, with the protein MKTVLNSGTAMVLALTLAGQASAQTMLTELGEAEGQVNIVAWPGYLERGETNPSFDWITGFEEKTGCKVNIKNANTSDEMVALMNEGGFDLVTASGDASLRMVAGKRVQPINIDLIPSWSTVDDRLKEAPWHFVDGTHYGVPYMWGPNVLMYSTEVFDEAPTSWDVVFKPMDLPDGKPNEGRVQAYDGPIHIADAANYLMHNQPELGITSPYELNEDQYAAALDLLRVQRKLVGRYWHDAFIQIDDFKNEGMAASGTWPFQVNLLKGDNAPVASTIPQEGATGWADSTMMHADAENPNCSYMWMEHSLASNLQSDLSVWFGANPAVPTACTDGRGMQTAEGCTINGMDDFERIKFWTTPVSSCESQDTCVPYYRWVSDYIGVIGGR; encoded by the coding sequence ATGAAAACGGTCTTAAATTCAGGCACAGCAATGGTGCTGGCTCTGACGCTCGCGGGTCAAGCGTCGGCGCAGACAATGTTAACGGAACTGGGCGAAGCCGAAGGTCAGGTCAATATCGTGGCGTGGCCCGGCTATCTTGAGCGCGGCGAAACCAACCCGTCATTTGACTGGATCACCGGTTTTGAAGAAAAGACCGGCTGCAAGGTCAACATCAAGAACGCCAATACCAGCGATGAAATGGTCGCGCTGATGAATGAAGGTGGTTTTGATCTTGTCACCGCCTCGGGTGACGCATCGCTTCGTATGGTGGCGGGCAAACGGGTTCAGCCGATCAATATTGACCTGATCCCAAGCTGGTCCACCGTAGACGACCGCCTGAAAGAAGCGCCATGGCACTTCGTGGACGGCACCCATTACGGCGTGCCCTATATGTGGGGGCCGAACGTACTGATGTATTCGACCGAGGTTTTTGACGAAGCGCCAACCAGTTGGGATGTGGTGTTCAAGCCGATGGACCTGCCGGACGGCAAGCCGAATGAGGGCCGCGTGCAGGCCTATGACGGCCCGATCCATATCGCCGATGCAGCGAACTATCTGATGCACAACCAGCCGGAACTTGGCATTACCTCACCTTACGAGTTGAACGAGGACCAATATGCCGCTGCACTTGATCTGTTGCGCGTGCAGCGCAAGCTGGTGGGCCGTTATTGGCATGACGCCTTTATCCAGATTGACGACTTCAAGAATGAAGGTATGGCGGCGTCGGGCACATGGCCGTTTCAGGTCAATCTGCTGAAGGGCGATAACGCACCGGTGGCATCGACAATCCCTCAGGAAGGCGCGACCGGCTGGGCCGATTCCACGATGATGCACGCAGATGCTGAAAACCCGAACTGCAGCTATATGTGGATGGAGCATTCGCTGGCGTCTAATTTGCAGTCCGACCTTTCCGTCTGGTTCGGGGCAAACCCCGCTGTGCCGACGGCCTGCACTGACGGGCGGGGCATGCAAACTGCCGAGGGTTGCACAATCAACGGCATGGATGATTTCGAACGGATCAAGTTCTGGACCACTCCGGTGTCTTCCTGCGAAAGCCAGGACACTTGTGTGCCCTACTATCGCTGGGTCTCGGATTATATCGGCGTCATCGGCGGCCGTTGA